GGTTTGATGTTATCGATTGCCGAGAGATGCCATTACCGCCACGTGTCCGTCGACCGTCCATGAACGCAGGCGCAGGTCCTGCAGTGCGGCTCCGCCATAGGTTCCTCGCCCGTGGGGGAGCACTTCGACCTGGCGCGGATCGAAGCTCTCGCCCCGATTGCAGGCTTTGTACAACGCCTCTTTGGCAGACCAGATAAAGCAAGCGATGCCGCTCGAGCGGGCCTCGGCCACCCACGCGCGCTCGGCCTGGGTGAACCACAACTGGCTCAGGCTGGCAGGTAGCGGCCGGCTGACCGCCACATCCACACCGAGCAAAACGTCCGACCTCTCGCAAATAGCCGCCAGCACGCCGC
Above is a genomic segment from Pirellulales bacterium containing:
- a CDS encoding 4'-phosphopantetheinyl transferase superfamily protein; translation: MQPANIYHRYLSGSSLDAWADRPADDWLSVREQAELRTWRDAGRRRAWLRGRALAKQLIADHLAPGAAGNTIEILSRDTDGRVNRPRVSWNGVERGWSLSISHTDRGVLAAICERSDVLLGVDVAVSRPLPASLSQLWFTQAERAWVAEARSSGIACFIWSAKEALYKACNRGESFDPRQVEVLPHGRGTYGGAALQDLRLRSWTVDGHVAVMASLGNR